The DNA segment CGCAGCTGCGCGGCGACCTCGGTGGGGTGGTGGGCGTAGTCGTCGTAGACCCGGACGCCGGCGGCGACGCCCTTGAGCTCGAACCGCCGGTGCACGCCGCCGAACCGGCCCAGCCCGCCGATCAGGCCGGCCGCGGGGAGCCCGAGCTCGAGCCCGGCCAGCAGCGCCGCGGCGCTGTTGAGCGCCATGTGCGCCCCGGGCAGCCGGATGTGCACCTCGCCGAGGGACTGCCCGTCGAGGACGGCGGTGTACCGCGTCCCGTCCGGTGCCACCCGCAGGTCCAGCAGCTGCAGGTCCGCCCCCGGCTGCAGGCCGTAGGTCCGCAGCCGCACCGGGGTGCCCGCCGCCACGCCGGCCAGCCGGGCCGCACCCGGGTCGTCGGCGCAGAGCACCAGGAACCCGTCGTCGGCGACGGTGCGCACGAAGGCGTCGAAGGCCGCCTCGACCGCGGCCAGGTCGCCGTAGTTGTCCAGGTGGTCGGCCTCGACGTTGGTGACGATCGCCCCGTGCGGGGCCAGCAGCAGGAACGACCGGTCGCTCTCGTCGGCCTCGGCCAGGAAGACGTCGCCCTGGCCGGCGTGGGCGTTGGAGCCGGACTCGTTGAGGGTGCCGCCGATGGCGAACGACGGGTCGACGCCGCAGGCCTGCACGGCGACGGTGAGCATCGACGTCGTCGAGGTCTTGCCGTGGGTGCCGGCCACCGCGACGCTGCGCCGTCCGGCCATCACCGCGGCCAGCGCGACCGCCCGGGGCACCACCCGCAGCCCCCGCTCGCGGGCCGCGACCAGCTCGGGGTTCTCCGCGCGGATCGCGGTGGAGACCACGACGGTCGCCGCGTCGCCGAGGTGCTCGGCGTCGTGGCCGACCTCCACCCGGGCGCCGAGCGCGGCGAGCCCGCGCATCGCCGGGGAGTCCCGGCGGTCGGTGCCCGACACCCGCAGGCCGCGGGCGAGCATGATCCGCGCGATGCCGCTCATCCCGGCGCCGCCGATGCCGATGAAGTGCACCGCGCCGAGGTCCTCGAGGGCGGGGATCGGGTCCTTCCACGCCGCCACGTCCGCGGCGCTCATCGCGACACCACCTCGAGCACCATGTCCGCGAGTCGCTCGTCGGCGTCGGGGGTGCCGGCCGCCGCGGCGTTGGCGGCCAGCGCGGCCAGCGCCGCCGGGTCGGTGAGCAGCGGCACCAGGTTCTCCGTCACCCACGCCGGGGTGAGCTCGGCGTCGTCGACCAGCAGCCCTCCCCCGGCCTCGACCACCGGCAGCGCGTTGAGCCGCTGCTCGCCGTTGCCGATCGGCAGCGGGACGAACGCCCCGGGCAGCCCGACCGCGGAGAGCTCGGCGACGGTGACCGCCCCCGACCGGCACAGCGCCAGGTCCGCGGCGGCGTAGGCGAGGTCCATCCGCTCCAGGTAGTCCACGACCACGTAGGGCGCGGCGCCGGCCGGCCGGGGCGGGACGGTGACGTCGGTGTTCCTCGGCCCGCGGGCGTGCAGCACCTGCACCCCGGCGGCGGTGAGCGCGTCAGCGGCGGCGACCGCGGCCCGGTTCAGCGAGGCGGCGCCCTGCGACCCGCCGAAGACCAGCAGCGTCGGGCGGTCGGCGTCCAGGCCGAAGGCGGCCCGGGCCTCGGCGCGCAGGCCGGCCCGGTCGAGGTGGCTGATCGAGGGGCGCAGCGGCATGCCGACGTGCTCACCGGCGTGCAGCGGGGTGCCGGGCGTGCTCACCGCCACCCGGGCGGCCAGCCGCGCGCCGACCCGGTTGGCCAGGCCGGGGAGCGGGTTGCCCTCGTGCACGACGACCGGCACCCCGGCGCGGCGGGCGGCGAGGTAGGCGGGCAGCGCGACGTAGCCGCCGAACCCGACCAGCACGTCGGCGCCGAGCCCGGTGAGCAGCGCGCGGGTCTCGGCGACCGCGCGCCAGACCCGGGCGGGCACCCGGAGCAGGTCCGGCGTGGGCCTGCGCGGCAGCGGGACCGGCGGGATCAGCCGCAGGTCGTAGCCGCGGGCCGGCACCAGCCGGGTCTCCAGCCCGCGGGCGGTGCCCAGGCAGGTGACCTGCACGGCGGGGCCGCCGCCGGGGGCGGTGCGGCGGGTGAGCGCGTCGGCGAGGGCGAGCATCGGCTCGATGTGCCCGGCGGTGCCGCCGCCGGCGAGCACGACGTGCACGGGCCGGGGCACGGGCAGGGCAGCGGCGGCCGAGGGCTCAGCCGCTCCGGGCGTGCCTGGGGCGGGCTGGGGGTGGGTCACTGCAGACGTCCTGGCCGTTCCGTTCTCGGGGGGTGGGGCCGCGTCGCCGGCCGGACCCGCGCAGCGGGCGGCTCACCGGACCGCGGGCGTTCGCGGGGCACGTCCCGGAGGACGGGCACCGCGGGGGGCACGGGCCGGTTGCGGACGGAGGGGCGGTCACCGGCGTTCGGCCGGCCGGGGACAGTCTGCCGCTCCGGAGCCCGCCGCCGCTCGTCCGGGGTGCCCCGCCGCGGGTCGGGCCACCGGCGGGGCGGGGGCGCCCCGGCCCGGCCGCGACCGGCACCGGGGTCGGGCACCCGGGTCACCGTCCGCCCGTCGTGCCGCTCGGGACGGCGGACCGGCCCCAGGTCGCGCCCGGGGTCGGCACCCCGGCGGCCGCGCCGGCGGCGGGGCGGCGGCACCGGGTCGACGGCGGTCGGCGGGACCGGGAGCAGCAGCCGGGCGAGCCGGCCGCGCGGCTGGCTGCGCTGGAAGGCGATCGCCGCGGGCTCGGCCCGGGCGAACCGGGCGAGCAGCCCGATCACGAACAGGGTGAGCACCAGCGACGTCCCGCCGGCCGAGATCAGCGGCAGGGTGACCCCGGTGACCGGCAGCAGCCCCACGACGTAGCCCATGTTCATGGTGGCCTGGCCGATCAGCCAGACGGTGATGGCGATGCTGGCGAGCTGGATGAACCGGTCGGTCGAGCGGCGGGCGATCCGGAAGCCGGCCCAGCCGAGGATGGCGTACAGGCAGACGACGACCAGGCAGCCGAGGAAGCCGAGCTCCTCGCCGATGATCGCGAAGATGTAGTCGGACTCGGCGTGCGGCAGCAGGTTCCACTTCATCGCGCTGTTGCCCAGCCCGACGCCCCAGAAGCCGCCGGTGGCCAGCGCGTACAGCCCGTGGCAGGCCTGGTAGCCGCTGTCGCTGACGTCGGCGCAGGGGTCGATGAAGCCGGTGACCCGGGCCATCCGGTACGGCGCGAGGACGACCATCAGCGCGACCACGACCCCGACCGCCAGCACGGCGACCCCGACCCAGCGGCGGGACAGCCCACCGGCCCACATCAGCCCGGCGACGACCAGCAGCAGGCTGACCACCGCGCCCATGTCCGGCTCGGCGAGGAGCAGCAGGCTCATCAGCAGGAAGACCGGCAGCACCGGCACCAGCAGCGACCTCGTCGTCAGGTACTTCTCCCGGACGGCGATGACGTGCGCGCCCCACAGCGCGAAGACCAGCTTGGCCAGCTCGGAGGGCTGGAAGTTGGTGAACCCCAGGTTGAACCAGGCGCGGGCACCGTTGAGCTCCAGGCTGACCCCGGGGATGGGCACCAGCACCAGCGCCAGCAGCCCGAAGACCACCAGCATCCCCGGGCCCGACCACCGGCGGAGCCGGCCGATCGGCAACCGCAGCGCCACCAGCATGCCGAGCAGCCCGACCAGGGCGAACCCGATCTGGCGCACGCCGGGCAGCCAGGCCGGCTGGCCGGCCTTGGCGGCCTCGATCGAGGACGCGGAGAAGACCATCACCAGGCCGACGACCAGCAGCAGGCCGGCCGAGCCGAGCACCAGGTGCGAGCTGGTCATCGGGCCGTCCAGCCAGGCCGGTCCGCGCCAGCGCACGCCGCCGCCGGTGCGCGCGCCGCCCGGCGACGGGCGGGCCGCCCGGCGCTCGCGCGTGCTGGCGGTCACCGGGTCAGCCCAGCGCGCGGACCGCGTCGGCGAAGGCCCGGCCGCGGTGCGCGTAGTCGGTGAAGACGTCCATCGAGGCGGCGGCGGGGGCCAGCAGCACGGTGTCGCCGGGGCGGGCCAGCCGGACGGCGGCCGCCACGACCTCACGCATCACCCGGTCCCCGTCCGTCACATCCGCCACGCCCCCATCGTCGCCGCTGGGGACCACGGTGCGCGGGACCGACGGGGCGTGTCGCGCCAGCGACCTGGCCAGCTGCTCCCGGTCGCGGCCCAGCAGCACCACCCCGGCCAGCCGCGGGGCGACCGCGGCGACCAGCGGGTCGACGTCGGCGCCCTTGAGCAGACCGCCGGCGATCCACACCACCCGCGGGTAGGCGGCCAGCGAGGCGCCGGCGGCGTGCGGGTTGGTCGCCTTGCTGTCGTCGACGAAGTCCACGCCGTTGACGGTGCCGACCAGGACGTTGCGGTGCGCCCCGCCGCGGAACCGGGACAGGCCAGCACCGATGGCCGCGGCGTCGACCCCGGCGACCCGGGCCAGCGCCGCCGCGGCGAGCGCGTTGACGGTGTTGTGCGGGCCGCGCACCTGCAGCGCGTCGGTCTCCACCAGCACCTCCCCGGCCGGGCTGGCGCTGAACGCCCGGTCGACGAGTGCGCCGGCCCGCACCCCGAGCTGGCCGGGCTCCGGTTCCCCGAGGGTGACGGTGACCGGGTGCCGGTGCCGGGCGACCAGCGAGGCCGCCACCGGGTTGCCCGCGTCGGCGACGGCCACCCCGGCCAGCCGCAGCAGCTGGGCCTTGGCGTCCCGGTAGGCGTCGAACGAGCCGTGCCAGTCGACGTGGTCGTCGGCGACGTTGAGCACGCAGGCCCCCGCCGGGGCGATCGAGGAGGACCAGTGCAGCTGGAAGCTGGACAGCTCGACGGCGATGGCGTCGTAGGCGGCCCGGCCGTCGGCGTCCCGGGCGGTGACGACCTCGACCAGCGGCCGGCCGACGTTGCCCGCCGCGACCGCCCGCAGACCCCCGGCCTGCAGCACGGACTCCAGCATGGTGACGGTGGTGGTCTTGCCGTTGGTGCCGGTGACGGCGTACCAGGGCGCGGGTGCCCCGCCGTCCGGTCCGGGGACGCGCAGCCGCCAGGCGAGCTCGGGCTCGCCGATGACCTCCAGCCCGCGGTCGGCCGCCGCCCGCAGCAGCGGGTGGTCCGGCCGCCAGCCCGGGGAGGTGACGACCAGGTCGACGTCCTCGGGCGGGGCGGTCAGCGGACCCAGCCAGCGCGCACCGGCGGCGACCAGTTCGGCCAGCACGGCGGGCTCCGCGGCGTCGGTGAGGACGACGTCGTCGCCCCGGCCGAGCAGCACCCGGGCCGCCGCGGCACCGGAGATGCCGAGGCCCGCCACCAGCACGGTCACGTCACAGCCCCGCGAAGGAGAGCCAGTCGGCGTAGAACAGCCCGATCCCGAACGCAACGGCCATCCCGGTCACCAGCCAGAAGCGCACGATCACCGTGTTCTCCGTCCAGCCGGCCAGCTCGAAGTGGTGGTGCAGCGGCGCCATCCGGAACACCCGCCGCCGGGTGGCCCGGAAGAACGCCACCTGGATGACCACCGACAGCGTGACGGCCACGAACAGCCCGCCGAGCACGACCAGCAGCAGCTCGGTGCGGGTGACGATGGCGAGCCCCGACATCAGCCCGCCGAGCGCCAGCGAGCCGGTGTCGCCCATGAAGATCCGGGCCGGGGAGGTGTTCCACCACAGGAAGCCCAGGCAGGCGCCCATCGCCGCCGCGGCGACCAGGGTGACGTCCAGCGGGTCGCGCACGGTGTAGCAGCCGTCGGTGGCCAGCACCGAGCTGCAGTCGTGCCCGAACTGCCAGAACGAGATGATCACGTAGGAGGAGAAGACCATCGCCGAGCAGCCGGCGGCCAGGCCGTCCAGGCCGTCGGTGAGGTTCACCGCGTTGGAGAACCCGGCGATGAACAGGTAGGCGACCGCGATGAACAGGAACGTCGGCAGCACCAGCGGCTCGATGTCGCGGACGAAGGAGATCGCGGTGGTGGCCACCGCCGTCCCGCCGTCGTCCTCGACCAGCGCGAGCACCGCGAAGGTCACCCCGATGACCAGCTGGCCGACGAGCTTGGCGGTCTTGTTCAGCCCCAGGCTGCGCCGGTAGCGGATCTTCAGGTAGTCGTCGAGGAAGCCGACGGTGCCCAGCCCGACCATCAGGAACAGCAGCAGCAGACCCGTCGAGCTGACCCCGCGCCCGTCCTGGTCGATGAGGAAGAGGTGGGCCACCAGGTAGCCCAGCACCGTGGCCAGCACCATGACGGTGCCGCCCATGGTGGGCGTGCCCTTCTTCGACAGGTGGCTCTCCGGGCCGTCGTCCCGGATCTCCTGGCCGAAGCCGTGCTGGCGGAACGCCTTGATCGCCAGCGGGGTCACCAGGATCGACACGATCAGCCCGACGGCCGCCGCGATCAGGACCGACTTCACGAGGCGGCCCCGTCGGCCAGCAGGTCGGCGGCCAGCCGCTCCAGCCCGTAGGACCGCGAGGCCTTCACCAGGACGACGTCGTCGGCGCCGAGCTCCGCGGTCAGCAGCCGCAGGGCCGCCTCCCTGTCCGGCACGTGCTGCACGCTGTCCAGCGCTCCGTCCTCCTGTCCGTGTCCTCCCCCGTCCCGCGCCGAACGCTCGGCGAGGGCCCCGGTGTGCACACCGACCGCGTCCGGGCCGACGGAGACCAGCAGGTCCACCCCGGCGCGCACCACGTCCCGGCCCAGCCGGTCGTGCTCGGCGTCCGCCTCCGCCCCCAGCTCGCCCATGGCGCCCAGCACCGCGACCCGGCGCCGTCCGGGCAGCCGGGTCAGCGCGGCGAGCGCCGCCCGCATCGACTCGGGGTTGGCGTTGTAGGCGTCGTTGACCACGGTCACGCCATCGGCGCGCCGGGTGACCTCCATCCGCCACCGGCTGCGCGGCCCGGCGGCCGACAGCGCGGCGGCCACCGCACCGGGGCTCATGCCGGCGGCCAGCGCGGCGGCGGCGGCCGACAGCGCGTTGGCCACCTGGTGGGCGCCGACGACCTGCAGCGCGACCGGGTGCTCCTCACCGCCGGCGACCAGGGTGAACCGGGCCCGGGCGGCGTCGTCGAGGTCGACGTCGGCGGCCCGGACGTCGGCGTCGGCGCCCAGCCCGGTGGTGACCACCCGGGCCGTGGTGCGCGGGGCCATGCCGAGCACCCGCGGGTCGTCGGCGTTGAGCACGGCGGTGCCCTCGGCGGGCAGCGCCTCGACCAGCTCGCCCTTGCTCTGGGCGATGACCTCGGCGCTGCCGAACTCGCCGAGGTGCGCGGAGCCGACGTTGAGCACCACGCCGATGTCCGGGCGGGCGACGCGGCACAGCCGGGCGATGTGCCCGGGGCCGCGCGCGCCCATCTCCAGCACCAGCGACCGGGTGGCGGGGTCGGCGCTGAGCACGGTCAGCGGCAGGCCGATGTCGTTGTTGAAGGAGCCCTCCGGGCTCACCGTCGGGCCGGCCGCGGCCAGCACCTGGCCGAGCAGGTCCTTGGTCGAGGTCTTGCCCGAGGAGCCGGTGATCCCGACGGTCACCAGGCCGCCCTCGACCAGCCGGCGGTGCACCGCGCCGGCCAGCCGGCCCAGCGCCTCGACCGGGTCGGGGACGACGACGACCGGCAGCCCGGGCTCGGGCCGGGTGGCCAGCGCACCGGCCGCACCGGCCGCGACGGCGGCGGGCAGGAAGTCCGCGCCGTCCACCCGCTCGCCCGGCAGCGCCACGAACAGGTCGCCCGGCGTCAGCGCCCGGGAGTCCGTCCGCACCGCGCCGGTGACGACGGCGGAGGGGTCCCCGGCCAGCTCGCCGCCGACGGCCGCAGCCACCTCGGCGAGGGTCAGTTCGATCATGCGTCCACCGTCCGGGCCCCGCGGCCCTGCTCGAGCACCTCGCGGAGCACGTCTCGGTCGTCGAAGGGCAGCACCCGACCCCCCACCTCCTGGCCCGTCTCGTGGCCCTTGCCGGCCACCAGCAGGGTGTCACCCGGCCGCGCCGCCGCGACGGCGGCCGCGAGGGCGGCCCGCCGGTCGCCGATCTCCAGCACCTGCGCGCGCTGCCCGGCGGGCACCTCCTCGGTGCCCGCGCGCATCGCGGCCCGGATCGCGGCGGGGTCCTCCGAGCGCGGGTTGTCGTCGGTGATCACGAGGACGTCGCTGCCGGCCGCCGCAGCGGCGCCCATCGCCGCTCGCTTGCCCGGGTCGCGGTCACCCCCACAGCCCAGCACGGTGAGCAGCCGCCCGCCCGTCGCGGCGCGCAGCGAGGCCAGCGCGGTCTGCACCGCGTCCGGGGTGTGCGCGTAGTCGACGACGGCGACGAAGGGCTGCCCGGCGTCCACCGGCTCCATCCGCCCCGGCACCACGGTGTCCGCGAGCCCGGCCAGCGCGACCTCGGGCGGGATGCCGACGGCGTCGAGCAGGGCGACGGCGAGGACGGCGTTGGCGACGTTGAAGCCGCCGGGGAGCCGGAGCCGGCCGGGCCAGCTGCGGCCGCCGGGCCCGTGCAGGGTGAACGTCGAGCCGCCGGTGCCCACCGCCGCGACGTCGCTCGCCGACCAGTCGGCGGGCGCCCCGGCGGTGCTGACGGTGACCGTTCCGGGCTCGACCAGCCGCCGGCCGGCCGGGTCGTCGACGTCGACGACCTCGACCGCGGCCCGCCCGTCGAACAGCAGCGCCTTGGCCTGGAAGTAGCTCTCCGGGTCACCGTGGAAGTCCAGGTGGTCGCGGGAGAGGTTGGTGAACCCGGCCGCGGCGAAGCGGACGCCGTTGACCCGGCCCATGACCAGCGCGTGGCTGGAGACCTCCATGACCACGGCGCGCACGCCCGAGGCCACCATCGAGGCCAGCAGCGCGTGCAGGTCCGTCGCCTCCGGGGTGGTCCGGGTGCTGGGCAGCGCGGTGGTCACCGGGGCGCCGGCCGCGTCGCGCCCGCGGGTGCGGGTCTGCACGGTGCCGATCAGCCCGCTGGTCCAGCCGGCGGCGGCCAGCCCGGCCTCGACCAGGTAGCTCGTCGTCGTCTTGCCGTTGGTACCGGTGATGCCCAGCACGGTCAGCTGCTCGCTGGGGCGGCCGTGCACCCGGGAGGCCACCGCGCCCAGCACCCCCCGCGGGTCGTCGACGACGCAGGTGGGCAGGCCGGTGGCCCGGGCCTCGGCCTCCCCGGCCGGGTCGGTGAGCACGGCGACCGCGCCGCGCGCGGCGGCGTCGGCGGCGTAGCGGGCGCCGTGGGTGCGGGCACCGGGCAGCGCGGCGTAGAGGTCGCCCGGCCCGACCGTGGTCGACGCGAGGGTCACCCCGCCGACCGGGGTGGCGGGGTCGCCCTGGACCGGCGGACCGATCAGGTCGGCCAGTTCGGCGAGGGGGAGCGGGCGGTTCCCCGCAGGCCGGGGCACCGACCCGGGCACGGTCGGACTCACGGGGCTCCAATCTACCGGCGGCGGACCCGCAGGCCCGATGACCACCGGTTCGTCCTCGTGTCGGTCGCCTGCGTCCTGCCCGGGCCGGCGTGCCGGGTCCGGGCCCGGTCGGGGGTTCAGTCGACCTGGAGGGTGAAGGCGGGGCGGGGCGTCCCGGAGGGGACGACGCCCCCGGCGGTGAGCGCGTAGCGCATGACGTCGGAGAACACCGGTGCGGCGACCTGGCCGCCCTCGGCCGCGCTGGTCGGGCGCTCGAGGTCCACGGCGACGACGTACTGCGGGTCGTCGGCCGGTGCGTAGCCGACGAAGGTGGTGAAGTAGCCGCCGCCGGCGTAGCAGCCGCAGTCGGGGTTGGCGCGCTGCGCGGTGCCGGTCTTGCCGACCACCCGGAAGCCGTCGACCTCGCCCAGCGGCGCGGTGCCGCCCTTGCCGACCACCGCCTCCAGCATGTAGGTCAGCTGGCCGGCGGTGTCCGCGCTGACCACCCGGGTGGCGGCCGGCCGGGGCGCCTCGGTGACCGTGCCGTCGGCGGCGGTGACCGAGGAGACGACCCGCGGCGGGATGCGCACGCCCCCGTTGGCCAGGGTCTGGTACACCGACGCCATCTGCAGCGTGGTCACCGACACGCCCTGCCCGATCGGCACGTTGGCCGCGCGGCTCTCCGTCCAGTCGGCCGAGGGCTCCAGGATGCCGGCGCTCTCCCCGGGCAGCTCGATGCCGGTCTCCGAGCCGATGCCGAAGGCCTGCAGGTACCGCTCCAGGGTGCTGTTGCCGATCTCGCGGGCCAGCATGATCGCGCCGACGTTGCTGGACTTGGCGAGCACGCCGGTGACGGTGAACTTCTTCACGGGGTGGTCGGTGGCGTCGGTGACCACGACGTCGCCGGCCTGGATGTGGCCGGGGACGTCGAGCACGGTGTCCTTGGTGGCCTTGCCCTCCTCGATGGCGGCGGCGGCGGTCACCGCCTTCATCACCGAGCCGGGCTCGTAGACGTCGGAGACCACCGGGTTGCCCAGCAGGTCCGGGTCGGTCTCGTTGTAGCGGCCGGGGTCGTACCCGGGGCAGCCGGCCATCGCGGCGACCTCACCGGTCTGCACGTCCAGCACGACCGCCGACGCCGAGGTGGTGTCGCCGTCGGCGCAGGCCGCGTCCAGCCGCTGCTGCACCACGAACTGCAGGTCCTCGTCCAGGGTGAGCTGCACGGTGCCGCCGTCGGTGGCCGGGGTGGACTCGTCGATGCCCGAGGGGATCTGGTTGCCGCTGCCGTCGACCTCGACCCGCTTCTCGCCGTCGGTGCCGGCCAGCACGTCCTGGTAGGTCTGCTCGATGCCGGCCAGCCCGTCGCCGTCCTTGCCGACGAACCCGACGACCTGCCCGCCGACGGCGCCGGCGGGGTAGAGCCGGACCGGGTCGTCCTCGAACGCGAGCCCGGTCCGGGTGGCCAGCGGCAGCGCCCGGACCTGGTCGGTGACGTCGGTGGCCACCTGGTCGGCCAGCACGACGTACCGGGTGTCACGGGAGAGCTTCTCGACCAGGTCGGCGACCGGCACGTCCAGCAGCGTGGTGAGCGCCAGCGCGGTGCGGGTCGGGTCGGTGACGACGGAGGGGTCGGCGGTGACCCGCTCAGCGTCCACGGAGTAGGCGAGCACGTTGCCGGTCCGGTCGGTGATCTCCCCGCGGACGGCCTCGATCGGGTAGGTGCGCATCCGGTCGTTGGTGGCCGCCTGCGCGTAGGAGGCGCCGTCGACGCCCTGCAGGACGACCAGCCGGCCGACGACGATCACCAGCAGGGCGATCAGGAAGACCAGCCCCCAGCGGTTGCGGGCGTCCCGCTGCAGCATGCCCAGCGGCTGCCGGCGCCGGCTGCCCGCCTCCCGGCGCGGCCGCAGGTCGCCCCGGCCGGCCGGGCCGGTGCCGCGACCGGGGGTGCGCCGCACCCCGCTGGACCGGGAGGGCGGCGGTGGACCTGCTGGCGGCACGGCTCAGTTCCCCGGGGTCGGTGCGGCGGGGTCAGGGACGGCGGGGACGGCGGGCGGCGCCGGCGTGGCGGTGCCCAGCAGCACCGAGCTGCCGTCGGGCTGCAGCACCAGGTGGGCCGCCGCCCCGGGCGGGACCAGGCCGGCGGCGGCGGCGACCCGGGCCAGCTGCGCCGCGGTGTCGGCGGCGATCACCTGCTGCTCCAGCCGGTCGACCACCTCGGCCTGCTCGGCGTTGGCCTGGCGCTGCTGGGTGGCGTCCAGGGAGTCCACCGCGACGGCCGTGTTGAGCAGCAGCAGGCCGAGCACGGTGGTCACCAGCAGACCGACGAGCAGCACCACGAACGGCGCCCGGCGGCGGCCGGTGGCCCGGGCCCGGGCGGGCACCCGGGTGGGCGTGGTGCGGGCCGGTGGCACCAGGCGCAGGTGCGGCCCGGACGCGACCGGCCCGCTGCGCCGGGTCGCGCCGGTGCGTGGCAGGTGCACCGGACCGGTGGTGGCCCGGGAGGTGGGCCGCGGCGTCGTCCGGGCGGTGGTGCGGGCGGCGCCGCGGGCGGCGCGGGCCGACGACGTGCGGGCGGGCTGGGTCACGACGCCCGCCGGACGCGCTCGGCGGCCCGGACCCGCGCCGAGGCGGCCCGCGGGTTGACCGCGAGCTCGTCGTCGCCGGGGGCCTCTCCCCCGCGGGTCACCAGCTTCAGCACCGGGGCGTGCTCGGGCATCGGCACCGGCATCCCCGGCGGGGTCCGGTCGACCGCCTCGGCGGCGAGGGTCTGCTTCACGATGCGGTCCTCGAGGGAGTGGAAGCTGATGACGACGACCCGGCCGCCGACGGCCAGCGCGTCGATGGCCGCGGGCAGCGCCCGGGTCAGCACACCGAGCTCGTCGTTGACCTCGATGCGCAGCGCCTGGAAGGCGCGCTTGGCCGGGTGGCCCCCGGTGCGCCGGGTCGCGGCCGGGATCGACTCGCGGACCAGCTCGGCGAGCCGGGCGGTGCCGGTGAAGGGCTCGCGGGCCCGCTCGCGCTCGATGGCGGAGGCGATCCGGCCGGCGAAGCGCTCCTCGCCGTAGACCCGCAGGACCCGGGTCAGCTCGCCGCGGGAGTAGGTGTTGACCACGTCGGCCGCGGTGAGCGGGCCGGCGGGGTCCATCCGCATGTCCAGCGGGGCGTCGGTGGAGTAGCTGAAGCCGCGGGTGGGCCGGTCCAGCTGCAGCGAGGAGACCCCGAGGTCGAACAGCACGCCCTGGACCTCGCCGACGCCCTGGTCGGCCAGCACGTCGGGCAGCTCGTCGAACACCGCGGGCACGAGGGTGGCCCGGTCGCCGAACCCGGCGGCGGCGATCCGGGCGCCGGCCTCGGCGCGCGCGTCGGGGTCGCGGTCCAGGCCGATCAGCCGGAGGCCGGGGTGGGCGGCGAGCAGGGCCAGGGAGTGCCCGGCCAGGCCGAGCGTGCAGTCGACCAGGACGGCGCCGTCGGCGGCGAGGGCGGGAGCGAGCAGCTCGACCACCCGGTCGAGGAGGACGGGGACGTGCAGCGCGGGCCCATCGGGCTCGGGGCTGCTCATCGACTGCTCCTCGGGGGCTCTGGGTGGCGGTGCGCTCTCCGCGGGGGGTCCGGACGGGCGGGCGGGTGGGGCGGGCCGGGGCGGGTGGGGCGGGGTGGGGATCGTGGTGCGGGGCGGCGCCCGGGTGGGGCGCCTGCCCTGGCCCGCCGCCCCGCAGGGCCCGCCTGGCGCCGGGGAAGCGGTGCCAGGTGGAGCCCTGCGATCGGGCGGTGGGGCGGGCCGGGCGGGTGGACCGGTGGTGCGGCGGGCGTCGAGCCGGGGGGAAGTCGGCTCGCTGCCCGGGTCGGTCGAGCCGCGGGGAAGTCGGCTCGACCGGGGTGGCGCGGGGTGGGGCTGGGTGGTGCTGGTCTCGGTGGTGGGGTCGGGTGGGGAGCTGTCCGCGGGTCAGGACAAGGTCGGCATCCCCTCGCTCTCCATCGCCGCGAAGACGGCCTCCTGCTCGGCCTCGTAGGCGGCCCAGGTGGCGGCGTCCCAGATCTCGAAGCGGGTGTCGACACCGACGACCACGACGTCGCGGTCCAGGCCGGCGTACTCCCGCAGGGTGGCCGGGATGGTGATCCGGCCGGTCTTGTCGGCCTCGACCTCGACCATCGAGCCGAAGCTCATCCGGGCGTGCATCCGGCCGGCGGTGGTGTCCGCGGGCGCCATCTGCTTGAGCGCGGCGCTCTGCTCGGCGACCCGGGCCATGGTGAGGCCGTAGATGCAGCGCTCCTGGCCCTTCTTGATCACCATGCCGCCGGCCACGAGCTCGCGGTAGCGGACAGGGAGGG comes from the Modestobacter italicus genome and includes:
- the murC gene encoding UDP-N-acetylmuramate--L-alanine ligase; amino-acid sequence: MSAADVAAWKDPIPALEDLGAVHFIGIGGAGMSGIARIMLARGLRVSGTDRRDSPAMRGLAALGARVEVGHDAEHLGDAATVVVSTAIRAENPELVAARERGLRVVPRAVALAAVMAGRRSVAVAGTHGKTSTTSMLTVAVQACGVDPSFAIGGTLNESGSNAHAGQGDVFLAEADESDRSFLLLAPHGAIVTNVEADHLDNYGDLAAVEAAFDAFVRTVADDGFLVLCADDPGAARLAGVAAGTPVRLRTYGLQPGADLQLLDLRVAPDGTRYTAVLDGQSLGEVHIRLPGAHMALNSAAALLAGLELGLPAAGLIGGLGRFGGVHRRFELKGVAAGVRVYDDYAHHPTEVAAQLRAARAVTGSGRLLVLFQPHLYSRTAQFATGFGEALGLADQVVVMEVYGAREDPVPGVTGALVADAVPLPADAVAYEPSWSAAAPAMAARARPGDLVVTMGAGDVSMVGPEVLAALSEPDEGVEPPHGDGSGPAR
- the murG gene encoding undecaprenyldiphospho-muramoylpentapeptide beta-N-acetylglucosaminyltransferase — protein: MPRPVHVVLAGGGTAGHIEPMLALADALTRRTAPGGGPAVQVTCLGTARGLETRLVPARGYDLRLIPPVPLPRRPTPDLLRVPARVWRAVAETRALLTGLGADVLVGFGGYVALPAYLAARRAGVPVVVHEGNPLPGLANRVGARLAARVAVSTPGTPLHAGEHVGMPLRPSISHLDRAGLRAEARAAFGLDADRPTLLVFGGSQGAASLNRAAVAAADALTAAGVQVLHARGPRNTDVTVPPRPAGAAPYVVVDYLERMDLAYAAADLALCRSGAVTVAELSAVGLPGAFVPLPIGNGEQRLNALPVVEAGGGLLVDDAELTPAWVTENLVPLLTDPAALAALAANAAAAGTPDADERLADMVLEVVSR
- the ftsW gene encoding putative lipid II flippase FtsW is translated as MTASTRERRAARPSPGGARTGGGVRWRGPAWLDGPMTSSHLVLGSAGLLLVVGLVMVFSASSIEAAKAGQPAWLPGVRQIGFALVGLLGMLVALRLPIGRLRRWSGPGMLVVFGLLALVLVPIPGVSLELNGARAWFNLGFTNFQPSELAKLVFALWGAHVIAVREKYLTTRSLLVPVLPVFLLMSLLLLAEPDMGAVVSLLLVVAGLMWAGGLSRRWVGVAVLAVGVVVALMVVLAPYRMARVTGFIDPCADVSDSGYQACHGLYALATGGFWGVGLGNSAMKWNLLPHAESDYIFAIIGEELGFLGCLVVVCLYAILGWAGFRIARRSTDRFIQLASIAITVWLIGQATMNMGYVVGLLPVTGVTLPLISAGGTSLVLTLFVIGLLARFARAEPAAIAFQRSQPRGRLARLLLPVPPTAVDPVPPPRRRRGRRGADPGRDLGPVRRPERHDGRTVTRVPDPGAGRGRAGAPPPRRWPDPRRGTPDERRRAPERQTVPGRPNAGDRPSVRNRPVPPAVPVLRDVPRERPRSGEPPAARVRPATRPHPPRTERPGRLQ
- the murD gene encoding UDP-N-acetylmuramoyl-L-alanine--D-glutamate ligase, whose protein sequence is MTVLVAGLGISGAAAARVLLGRGDDVVLTDAAEPAVLAELVAAGARWLGPLTAPPEDVDLVVTSPGWRPDHPLLRAAADRGLEVIGEPELAWRLRVPGPDGGAPAPWYAVTGTNGKTTTVTMLESVLQAGGLRAVAAGNVGRPLVEVVTARDADGRAAYDAIAVELSSFQLHWSSSIAPAGACVLNVADDHVDWHGSFDAYRDAKAQLLRLAGVAVADAGNPVAASLVARHRHPVTVTLGEPEPGQLGVRAGALVDRAFSASPAGEVLVETDALQVRGPHNTVNALAAAALARVAGVDAAAIGAGLSRFRGGAHRNVLVGTVNGVDFVDDSKATNPHAAGASLAAYPRVVWIAGGLLKGADVDPLVAAVAPRLAGVVLLGRDREQLARSLARHAPSVPRTVVPSGDDGGVADVTDGDRVMREVVAAAVRLARPGDTVLLAPAAASMDVFTDYAHRGRAFADAVRALG